The following is a genomic window from Acidobacteriota bacterium.
TCGATTTCAGGAAAGGCAAAATCCAATCCGGACTTTGCATGTTCTGGCGTGTATGCGGGAGCTCGGGACATCCTCCCTATTGTAACGGTGCTTGGTACAGACGCCGCATGCTGCGTCTACACCAATCAGGCAGCCTTGGGCATCTCGACTGCCTGCCCAGGTGCGACGCGCTGCTGTCCTTGCAGTCTCTTGCCCTCGGCTTTCAGAAGCTCTGCGTTCAACTCAGCCCCGATCAGAATCGCGATGCTGCTCACGTACAGCCAGAACAAGAGAGCGATGACGGCGCCGATCGTCCCATAGGTTTTGTTGTAGTTGGCGAAGTGCGATACATAGACGTTTACGGCAGCCGAAATCAGAATCCAGAGCACTGTTCCGAGAAGCGCGCCTGGCAGCGTGTGCTTGAACCTCTGCTTCACATTGGGTCCGAAGAAGTACAGCAGCTCCATCGAGAGCACAATGCAGAGTCCAATGATGCCCCAACGCAGGAGCGGCCAACTCCGCTCGAATACATATGAGAGGTGAAGGACATTGCTCAGGAAGTGACCACCGCGGTCGCCCACCATCGTGAGCAACATGGCAATCGCCATCAGGCCACCGGTCATAAACGTCAGTTCCACAGCCAGCAGTCGCTGTTTCAGCATTTGCCGGCTGGTACGGGCATCGTAGGCGATGTCGAGCGCATCGATCATTGCCGAGAAACCGCCCGAAGCAGCCCATATGGTCCCGGCAAGCCCAATCGAGAGTAATCCTCCGCGATTCGGGGTTAGTACGCTCTGGAGAATCCTGCGAACCAATCCCATTGCCTCAGATGGAACGAAACGGGCGGCGAAGTCCATGCTCTGGTTGAACAAGTTAGGAATGGGCAGGTAACCGAGCAGCGTGGCCAACGCAATGAGGAGGGGAAACAGCGACAGAAGGAAGTAGTAGGAAAGCCCGGCCGCCATGTTCAGCACACGTGTGCGTTGCACTTCGCGGTACACGGCTACGGTGACTTCTCTGGCTCTTCGCAGTCCAATTCCCATAACTAAAACGTATATAGACGTAAGCTGTCATTGGACTTAGATGGAACGTTCTGTTGGTTGAGATGTCGCTGAGCCGAAATCACTCCCGTGGACATCTGATGAGAAACGGTGGCAGAGCAGGCTCAAGCTCGAGCTGCCGAAAAAAGCGCTGGCACGGTTCGATATACTTTAAGTTTGTTTCCTGATGGCAGAGCTCACGAGACAAAGCGGCAATGGAAAGCACGTTTGGCGAGGGATCATTATCGCCATCCTTGCCGTTATTGTGCTCGCCGCATTCATCTCCAGCCGCAAGGGCGAAGTTTCCGTCAGAGTCGACCACGTAACCAAGCAAGACCTCGTCACGACGATCTCCACCAATGGCAAAGTCGAGCCTATACAAAACTTCGAGGCTCATGCTCCTGCTGCGACGACGGTTCGAAACACTTACGTCCGCGAAGGCCAGCGAGTCCATAAGGGCGATCTCCTGATGCAACTTGACGATGCCGATGCGCGCGCCCAGGCAGCGCGAGCGTTGGCGCAGATGAAAGCCGCAGAGGCCGACCAGCACGCTATCAATACCGGGGGAACGCAGGAAGAAGTGTTGAATACCCGCTCCGAGCTGGTAAAGGCACAAGCCGAGCGCGATGCTGCGCAAAAGAACTACGACGCTCTGCAAAAATTGGCTCAAACGGGAGCTGCAGCTCCGTCCGAAGTCCGCGAAGCAGCAAATCGCCTGACGGCGGCTCAGGCCCAACTCAAGGTGCTGCAAGACAAGCAACAAGATCGCTACTCCCGTCCGGAAGTAAATCGCGTTGAAGCCCAGGTCGATCAGGCCCGCGCTTCCTACACCGCAGCTCAGGACCTGCTGGCGCACAGTGCAATCCGCGCTCCCTTCGACGGTACGGTGTACTCCATTCCCATCAAGCAGGGTGAATACGTTCAACAGGGGGAGCTTCTCATTCAGCTTGCAGATCTGCATCGCGTGCAGGTACGCGCCTTTGTCGACGAGCCCGAATTGGGAAAGCTGGGAGTAGGCCAGCCTGTGACGGTCACCTGGGATGCCCTTCCGGGAAAGACGTGGCGCGGCGAAATCAGTCAGATGCCCTATACCATCACCACTTACGGAACCCGCAATGTTGGGCAGGTTCTGTCCTCAGTTGACAACGAGGACAGCCGCCTCTTGCCGAACATCAACGTCACGGTGAACGTCAGTATTGCAAACAAAAAAGACATAGTGACCATAGCCCGCGAGGGTCTGCATGAAGACGAGAACGGACGCTATGTGTATGTGGTTCGAAATGGACATCTGGAACGTCAGGCGGTGGAGGCCGGCATCGCAAACAATACCCGCATTGAAATCATGACCGGCCTCCAGCCAGGAGAACTCGTTGCTCTCACCAGCATGAACCCGGCTACTCCACTACGACCTGGACTTGAGGTTCGCGCCCGGTAAACTTCTGATGCCAGTCCCCCGCTTGTTCTCATTAGTTTTAACCTTTGTACTCGCGCTTTCGGCAGTCTCGCCGGCAAACGCGCCGCTTGACTCGGTTCACCAGCTACTCGTGAACGGCGAAGCTGATGCAGCGATTCGGATGTTGAAGACATCTCTGAGCACGAATCCGTCCGGAGCAGCAGAGCACAATCTTCTGTGCCGCGTTCACTATGCTGAGGAGAGCTGGGACGCCGCCGTTTCCGAATGCGAGCGCGCGGCAAAACTGAATCCAAACAGTAGCCTTAATCAGCTCTGGCTCGGGCGAGCCTATGGCGAGAAGGCGGAGCACTCAAGCTGGTTCACTGCAATTAACCTCGCAAAGAAAACGCGGATCGCATTTGAAAAAGCCGTGGAACTAGATCCGAGGAACATCGAAGCCCGATCGGACCTGAGCGAGTACTACATTGAAGCGCCGGGCTTCCTCGGTGGTGGCACCAATAAGGCTGCCGCCCAGGCAAACGCAGTTGAAAAAATCGAGCCGGCAACTGCGTATTGGATTCGCGCCCGCATCGCTGAGCATGAAAAACACAACAGCGATGCCGAGCAGCAATATAAGAAAGCTCTGCAAGCTGATCCTGGCCATCGCCGCATCTTCGATCTCGCTTCGTTTTATCGACGCGCCAACCGTCTTGATGAGCTCGAAGCAGCCGTAAAGCAATCGGCAAAACTGAACACGAAAAACGATTCCGCTCTCTTCGACTCTGCGTCCCTGCTCCTTCGCGTGAACCGGAACCTCCCGCTCGCAGTGACGCTACTACAGCGCTACATCGATCAGGGCGAAAAGTCCGAGGATGCTCCTGTTTTCCAGGCGCAGTATTTACTAGGCCAGGTGCTCGAAAAATCCGGTGACGCAGCCGGAGCAAAGAAGGCTTATCTAACTGCCAAAGCTAGTGCTAGCGACTTCGCACCGGCTACTGCGGCCTTGAAGAGACTAGGCGCCTAAATCAATTTGGGAATAGCGCGCGCTCACGGGCTCGCCCTTCGGCCTGACACTTCGTGCTCTGTTTGAGGAAGAAACGCGTCATAGAGAGAAACTACCTTCATCGCCTGCCGCAATTGATCGAGAGAAGCTTTGCTGGTGATGTCGATCTGGACAGACTCGCCGGGAAGCAGGTCTATGTAATTATCCGAAAACTTTGCATCGAGATCGCCGAAGGAGAGATACACATCTCGCGCGACCTGCGAAGACTGCAGAGTCACTCGATATGAATTCCCAGTGCTCTCAATGCTCGCCTTGATCTCCGGCCGTGGCAGGCGAATATCCTTCATTGTTGCGAAGAAATACAGATTGCGAGATACAGACTTGCCCGCTACCAGGAGCTGAGAATCGATGAAGACCTGCTCGCGTTGGCGCTGAGCTAAGAGCTCCGTCACGGGCAAGCTCAAGTAAACATCGCTGGCAAGAGGTTTCACCTGAATATTTGCGGACTTCTCTTCGAGCACCTTGCCGGCCAAATCCACCAACCGTACGCGCAACTGGGCTGGCTGAACTTGCTGCTTGTCCGAAACAACGTAAATCTGCAGTGCGCTGTTCTCTTCGTTTGGACTCACCAGCAGATCGTTGTAGAAGCGTCGCGCATAGTACTGCAATGCCTTCCAACGCCCGTGATAGTCGATGCTTGACCACGACGCCACTGGCCAGCAGTCGTTGAGCTGCCAGTAAAGCGAGCCCATCGTGCGAGGGCGGCTGCGGCGAAAGTGCTCAGCTCCCATCTTGATTGCTTCCGCCTGCATCACCTGACTGGCATACAGAAAGGAGGCGAAATCCTTCGGCTGACCGAAGTAGCGCAACAGGTAGTCATAGATTCTTCCGTTCCCCCCTTTATTTTTCTGGTGCGACAGCATTACCGCGGAGCTGATGTCCCAGTCCTCCGGTGTGCTGAAGGATTTGATCGTGTTCATTTCGGGAAACGACTGGAATCCGAATTCGGTCATGAATCGCGGCACTTGCTGCTTGTAGTTCTCAATCGGAGCCAGCGCGTGCCACACCTGCCAGTAATGCATGTCGCCGATGCGCTGAGTATCCGGATCATCTTCGAAGTTGGCGCTTGGAGAACTCGGCCAGTACGGCACTGGCTGGCCATGCTGAATAACGACATCAGGCAGCACCCGATTGAAGAGCACCATGTAGTCCTGCCAGACTTTTTCTGCTGTCTTTTGCCCTACCTCGGCCTTGAACTGCTGGCGATCTCCCCAGTGCATCCATCCGGTTTCCACTTCATTGTTGCCACACCAGATCACGATGCTGGGATGATTGCGTAGCCTTTTGACCTGATCGACGGCTTCGTGACGCACGTTGTCCAGGAACTCTGCGTCGCCCGGGTGCATATCGCCGCCGAACATGAAGTCCTGCCAGATGATCAGCCCCAGCTCGTCGCAGATGTTGTAGAACTCGTCGCTCTCATAAGTTCCGCCTCCCCATTCGCGGATCATGTTCATGTTCGCGTCGCGGGCTGACTGCAGAATCTCGCGGTATGTTTCAGCAGTTACTCGCGAGGGAAAGCTGTCGAACGGAATGACATCTGCACCTTTTCCAAATATGGGAATGCCGTTTATCACGAACTCCATACTCCGGCCCCAATGGTCGGGATCGCGGCGAAGCTGGAGGGAACGCAAACCAGTACGAGTCTTCGCCTGATCCACAGATCCTTTTCGGATCTCCAGTGTTGCTGAGAATTCATACAAAGACTGTGGTCCGTATCCGGAAGGAAACCAGCGAGCGGGCTTCTCGATCTCGATCGGAACAGTAACGCGGTTTGCACCGCGAAGTAATGTGAAGGTTCTCTCGATCTTCTTTGCAGCTTTAGCCTCAGGCGACGTGTAGCTGATCGTCACTTTAGCTGGAGCGTTAGCCCCCGCTTCGATCTCGAGACTTGCAGCAATGTTCGCGACGTCCGCGGTAACTTCGTCTTGAGCGATGTGCAGATCGCGAATCACGGCCTCGTCCCAACTTTCCAGCGTTACTGGCCTCCACACGCCCATGGTGACGAAGCGTGGACCCCAATCCCAGCCATATTGATACGGAGCTTTCCGCGTATACGGATCGGTGCCAATTCCCTTCTCTACATCCGCGTCATGCACCGAGATAGACGGCAAATGGTACGGCATGCCCTGAATGTGCTTAAGCACTTCGTTGATCGGGGACCGAAACACTACCTGCAGTGTGTTGCTCCCCTGCTTTAGATAAGGCTTCGCATCGACGCGCCAGATGCGAAACATGTTCTCCGCGTGCAGCACGCCTTGACCATTGAGAAAGACTGTCGCGTATGTATCGAGCCCCTGGAACATAAGCTCAATATGCTTACGCGCGAATATGGCTGCAGAGACGTCGAAGCTTGTTTGATATTGCCAGTCCTCCAGGCCGATCCATTGCAACTTCTTCTCATTGTCGCGATAGAAGGGCTCGGGAATGATTTTGTTGCGCAGCAGATCGGTCTGAATGCAGCCGGGGACCTCCGCCGGCGTCCAACCGGCCACTCGCTGCAGCGTAGCCGAATCCACGTCAGGCTCAACTCCGGGAACATGATTCAGAGAGCTGTCAGGCGCAAGCCGGAATTGCCATCCATGATTCAGATCGATCAGTTGCTTTTGGACGGAAGCGCCCAATGACATTGAGGGAATGAAGGCCAAAGTAAGCACGAGCAGCAGGAAGAATAATTTTTTCATCGTCAGGAATCTGCTACGGCGTTGCGCATAATAGCACCTCTTTACCACCAATATCCCTGAGGCGCAAAGCAGGCCGAAACAAGACTTCATAAATCGTTCTCTTGAAGCTTTTGATTGCCTCTTATCTCGTTCGCGGCTAATCTTCCCGCATGCATCTCACCTGGCTCGATTGGTCGGCGATTATTGGCTACCTGGGCATCACTATCCTCATGGGGCTGTACTTCCGGGGACGCTCCGGCAGCAGCATGGAAGAGTACTTCGTCTCGGGCCGATCCGTGTCGTGGTGGCTGGCCGGAACGTCGATGGTCGCGACGACCTTCTCCGCCGACACCCCACTGCTTGTGACCGGGCTTGTGTACACGCAGGGCATCGCTGGCAATTGGCTTTGGTGGTCGTTCCTGCTTTCCGGAATGATGACCGTGTTCCTCTTCGCCAGACTTTGGCGTCGATCCGGACTGCTAACCGATGTGCAATTCGCGGAGATGCGCTATTCAGGCAAGCCGGCGGCATTTCTACGCGGCTTTCGCGCTGTTTATGTCGGATTGCTCATGAACTGCCTGATTCTCGGTTGGGTAACGAAGGCGATGATCAGCATCGTAAGCGTAGTGATAGGCGTGAGCGAGCACACAGCATTGGCAATTTGCATCTTCGTGATCGTTCCCTTTACGGGTTTATACGTTGCCATCGGCGGATTGTGGGGCGTCTTGTGGACCGACCTGTTCCAGTTCGTTCTCAAAATGGGAGTGGTTATCGCAGTTGCGTATTACGGAATCAGCGCAGCCGGAGGCATGCACGAACTGCTGCGAAAATTGCAAGTCGCGCAACCCCCTATGCCCACGAGTCTACATGGCAATCCATTAAAGCTATTTCCTGACTTTTCCAGCGGACTCACTGCGGAGACATGGTGGACACTTCCCGTGATCACACTGCTCGCTTATCTCGGTCTGCAGTGGTGGGCATTCTGGTATCCCGGAGCTGAACCCGGCGGGGGCGGATACATCGCTCAGCGAATCTTCAGCGCCAAGGATGAGAAACAGGGACTGCTCTCCGTGCTGTGGTTCAATATCGCGCACTACGCGCTGCGTCCATGGCCCTGGATTCTCGTTGGGCTGGTCGCGATCGTTCTGTACCCAAATCTGGACGGTTCGGCTGCCGGACGTCATCCAGAAGACGGATACATGCTGGTACTCACGCAGCATCTTCCTACTTCGTTGCGCGGGCTTGCTATCGCGGGATTCCTCGCAGCCTTCATGTCGACCATCGCGACGCAGCTCAATTGGGGCGCCTCTTATCTCGTCGCGGATTTCTACAAGCGCTTTATCAAACCCGAGGCATCGCAGAAGCATTACATTCTCGTGTCGCGCCTGGTCACGGTGTTTCTAGTAGTCTGCGCAGCGCTTGTAGCCGCACAACTCGCATCCATTCAGTCTGGCTGGCAGTGGGTGCTTGAACTCAGTGCAGGAACCGGAGCGGTTTATCTGCTGCGCTGGTATTGGTGGCGCATTAACGCCTGGAGCGAGATCAGCGCGATGGTTGTGGCGCTGGTAGTTTCACTCGCGCTGCGGATTATGCATCCTTTTTCGGGAAATTCCGCCGTAGTGTTTGCCAAGAGCGCAAGCATAACTACGGCGATCACCACAGTGGCCTGGCTGACCGCCACATTCATGACGAGACCGGTGAGCCAGGAGGTGTTGGTGAGCTTTTACCGGCACGTCCGTCCCGATGTACGCGGATGGAAGCACGTGGCGGCCATCGCTAAAGACGTAAAGCCCACACGGGATCTCGGCCGCAATCTCGCACTCTGGCTGCTGGGATGCGCGATGGTCTATTCATTTTTGTTCGGCGCAGGATACGCAATCCTTGGTCAACCCACTCGTGGAACTGTCTTGCTCGCAATCGGAATCGTATGCCTGCTGCTCTTGCTGAAGCAGCTCCGCTCATTTGTCGAAGAGCCGGAACATGCGCGCAAGCCGGGCACGGAGACCGCTGCTTTTATCGGTCATTGATCTCACTCCCAAGGCCAGCGACGAAGACGCGGAATTCTGTAGCCGATGTGCGACCGGCCTGGATGTGGGACCAAGAACAAATACGAGCCCGCAGGGCGGCATTCTTCGCTGTTCGTGCCTATGGTGGATCCTCATCGTGTCCTCTCAGGAATGCCGCCCTTCGGGCTCTCGCTTACGATTTCACACATTCCCACGGCTTAATCGCACATGGGCTTCAGAATTCCGCGCCTTCGGCGCTGGCCATAGCATCTGGGGATTGCCTTACGCCCGCTGTTCAAAATCGAACGTCCCGCGTCTATTTCGGCCATGTTGCCGCCGATTGGGAACGTAGAGTCAGTTACTTACAGCCACCTCTCGTGGATAGCCAGATGCATCTGGAAATCCGAATCCGTGTGTTCATAACTGAGGAGTCCCATGGACCGCTTTCTGCAGGACCTTCGCTATGCGCTGCGCCAACTAACAAAATCGCCGGCTTTCACGGTGACCGCGCTCCTGACACTCGCGTTGGGCATCGGCGCGAACACGGCGATCTACAGCCTGCTCGATCAGGTAATGTTGCGCAGCTTGCCGGTTCAGGACCCTGAGCAGCTGGTGATGCTCCAGGGCACGGGAAGCGATCGCGGAAGAATCAACGCCTATGGCGGGGACGGTGATGACTATTTTTCCTATCCCATGTATCGCGATCTCCGCGACAAGAATTCAGTCTTCACCGGCACCGTAGCGACCGACCAGGTCCAGGTCGGAGTGCAATGGCACAACCAACCCGAACTGGTGCAAGGCGAGCTCGTATCGGGAAATTACTTTGACGTTCTTGGCGTGAAATCCGCGCTAGGCAGGGTGCTCGTCCAATCGGATGATGAGGCGCAGGAACGCAATCCTGTCGTCGTGCTCAGCTACGGATATTGGCAGAGACGATTCGGTTCTGACCCCCGAGTAGTGAACGACACCATCCTGGTAAATAGCCATCCTTTTACGGTCGTCGGAGTAGCGTCGCCCGGCTTTAAGAGCTTCGTCCTTGGAGCCGCGCCCGACGTTTTTGCTCCAATGATGATGAAGCCGCAGATCACTCCGGGATGGAACGATCTCGATAACCGGCGTTCGCGTTGGCTGAATATCGTTGGACGACTCAAGCCAGGCATGACACTCGCCCAGGCGGAGTCTGGCCTGGCGCCACTCTGGCATTCACTGCGCGAAGAAGAACTCAAGGCGATTCCCAATGCGACACCAAAGTTTCGCGAAGGATTCGTCGCCAAGTCCCATCTGAAATTGCACGAGGCGGCTAAAGGATTCTCTCCCGTGCGCGATCAGATCGGCACGCCGCTCGTGATCGTGATGGCGATGGTCGGGCTCGTCGTTCTCATTGCATGCGCCAATGTCGCTAGTTTGCTCCTGGTGCGTGCAGCCGGAAGAGTTCGCGAAATGTCGGTGCGATATGCGCTGGGAGCCTCGCGTATGCGAGTCGTCCAGCAGCTCGTGATCGAAGGAGTGGTGCTCGGCGTTGGTGGAGGAGTGCTGGGTTTAGCCATTGCTCCCGAAGTGACCCAGCTATTGCTTCGCAAGATTTGGGCCGATTCATTGGGCCAGATTCCCTTCTCCCCGTCGCCAGATGTGCGCGTACTAGTCTTCAACTTCGCCGTTTCCGTCACGGTTGGGCTTTTGTTCAGCCTCGCACCAGCGCTCCAGTTCTGGCGTCCCGACTTGGTACAGACGTTGAAGCAACAACTTACTACGGCCAGCGGTGGTCAACTGAAGCTGCGCCGCAGTTCTGTTGCTCTGCAGATGGGGCTTAGCCTGCTCCTTCTGTTTGGAGCGGGACTATTTGTGCGCACCTTGCATAACCTGAAAAACGTTGACGTCGGTTTTGTTTCAGATCATCTGGTGACGTTTGGCATTTCGCCGGGCTATGCAGGTTACCAGCTTAACCAGAACTTGGACCTCTACAAACGCATCATCGATACGTTGGCGGTACTGCCCGGAGTTCGCTCAGCCGCGGCCACCAGCGATCCTGAGCTGGCTAATAATCAGAGCATGAGTGGCATAGGAATCCCCGGCTATACGCCGGCCGAGGGCGAACGAATGAGTGTCGAGTGGGCGGAGATCACCCCGGGTTATTTCGATACTCTTAAACTTGCCTTCTTAATTGGAAGAGACATCAATAACCAGGATCACGCAAGCGCCGCGAAAGTCGCCATCGTGAATGAGACCTTTGCCCGCCGTTACTTTGGAACTCCCGAGAAGGCGGTTGGACACAATTTCGCGCGTGGGGGAGGGCCTGAGAACAAGCCTGACTTTCAGATCATTGGAATTGTGCGGAATGCGAAACACCGCAATCTTCGCCGTGAGATAGAGCCGACCGTGTACATACCCTACATGCAGGTTGATCCGAAGAACGGCCTGACGTACATGCAGTTCTATATCCGCACCTGGCAAGCGCCTGAGCAGGCCATGAATACGATCCGTACTGCCATGCAGAACCTCGATTCGAAATTGGTACTCGATTCTCTGCTCACGATGGACCGGCAGATCAACAACAACGTTACCAACGAAAGCATCGTTGCCTTTCTTGCTGTGAGCTTTGGCATTTTGGCGACTTTTCTGGCCGGCATTGGACTATATGGAGTACTTGCCTTCTCCACAGCGCAGCGCACGCGTGAAATTGGGATTCGCATGGCCCTCGGCGCGAGCCGGAGCTCGGTCGTACAGATGGTCTTGCGCGAGGTATTGTGGCTCGCCGGAATCAGCGTCGTGGTCGCCGTGCCGGCTGCCCTGTTGCTTGCTCGCTACCTGCGCAGCCAGTTGTACGGTGTATCCAACACCGATCCACTGACTCTAATCGGAGTTGTTGTGGTCATCGCAGGCGTAGCTATGCTCGCCGCGACGCTGCCGGCACGCCGCGCAGCAGGCGTGAACCCAACAAAGGCATTGAGATATGAGTAGATTTCAGGGGCTTACTGAAGCGGGAACATGACCCAGAAGAAACCTGGCCTTTGAGCAGCCGTGAAATCGTCTTCCCAGATGATCATGCCAGCACTTTACGCCGCTCGCCTCGGCAAAACCAGATAACCCGCGTAATCGCGGTCTGAGCCTTGTCGCACACAGGTAACAATGCGCTCTGAGCGCGATGGTTGCCAATCACGAGTTGGTTGCTTCAGCTTGGCATTACGGAAGAAACGTTACTACGGTACATTGCGGATATACGACTTTGGATGAATACTGTCCCCTGTCAGCAGCGACTCATAACTTCCTGCCCAAAATGGGAGTTGCCGCTCAATCTGGATAGATCGAAGCGCTGAGGGACCGGTTCCGTGATCAACATCGAAAACATCCCAACATCAAGCCGCAGAGCGGCACAAAAGACGAAGATCATCCTTGATCTCCTGTCTCTCCTGATTACGCTTGGATGTCTGGCATTCGCGCTATACCGAAGCTGGCACTAAGGCAAATTGCCGACAAAATGGTAGCCCTGGGGTGACTCGAACACCCGACCAACGGTTTAGGAAACCGCTGCTCTATCCATCTGAGCTACAGGGCCACACTCGCGGGTTTTTAGTCCACTTTACCGATTTTACCTGTCGCGAGGGAGGCCGCTCAATGCACCGAAGCTCCGCGTGGCTGCTCGATCAGATCGGCGAGGCGCGTTGGACGCAAACTAAGATTGGTAATGTTTGAAACCGTGTCCTCCTGACTGGACTCTTGCTTTGCTCTTGCCTTTGACTGTAGTTTTCGTCTTAGTCAATTGAATTTGCGATGTCGATCCTGCCAACAGACAACTTGCGTGCTCCAAGCCGTCTGGGAAGACTTGGAATCTTCCTGGCTGGCTTTGTAACAGCAGTGTTCCTGCTGTTCCTGGTTTCTTATCCCGCTGGTCGTGGCCGCTGGCTTCAGAGGGTTCTGCATGTCGATCTCGATCAGCCTGCGATCGTGCAGCGCATCCAGCGTCTGCAGCGGCTGGAATCCGTGAAATACACACTCGAAAAGGTAGTCACAGGCGAGAGGCAAAGTCGATTCTTGCCGCAATCCCTGGCAGGCGAGCGCCTGCTATTGATTGTGCGTGGCGAAGTGTTCGCTGGCGTCGATTTAGGCAAACTGCAATCCAGTGATGTCCAGGTAAACGGAAAGCAGGTGAAGATTAGCCTGCCTCGCGCGGAGATTTTTTCCACGCGTGTCGATAACAACCAGACCCGAGTCTATTCTCGTGAGACGGGATTGCTCGTGCCAGCCGATCCCAATCTGGAATCAGAGGTTCGCGCCGAAGCCGAACGCCAGCTCCTGCAGGCCGCTTTGATCGATGGCATCCTGAACAATGCTTCGACCAATGCCCGAGGGACGGTTACGGCTTTGGTCCAAGCTCTTGGCTTTACAGATGTAGAGGTGAATTGAACGTTAACCTCCTGATTTCAATTTTTCTCGATCCTTTTGTTTGTCTTTTTGATCGCTGCCCGTTAACGTAAGCGGAACCACCTGCGGTAGCGGGTGGTGCTGTTGTTTTTGGGGTTGGTGGTGCTGTGGTTCTGCATACGCACAATTTCAATGAAAACCTGCAAACGATCTCTCCGTTGCCATCGGTCTCTGTTGTTTTCTCTCCTGATATCGTTCGCCATTCTCCACGCTCAGTCTGCTTCTGAAGCGGGATGGCCCACCTATGGCAATGATCCTGGAGGAACTCGCTTCTCGCCTGCGTCGCAGATAAGTCGAACAAACGTTGCGCGCCTCAAAATTGCATGGACTTATCGCACCGGCGCCAATGACACCCCAACGCGGCTGATAAAGAAAGCAGCCTTCGAAGCCACTCCCATCCTGGTGAATGGGGTTCTCTTCCTCAGCACTCCCTACAATCATGTGATCGCACTCGATGCGCAATCCGGCGCGAAGCGGTGGGAGTACGATCCACACGTCAATTTGCAACGCAACTACTCGGAAGTTGCTTCGCGCGGCGTCTCGGCATGGCGCGACGCGAAAGCCAAGTCTAGACAACCGTGCAGTCTGCGCATTTTCATCGGCACTCTCGACGCTCGTCTAGCAGCTCTTGATGGCGACTCCGGAAAGCTCTGCAGCGACTTCGGTACTAAGGGCGAGATTGATCTTAATCGTGATGCAGCAACCCAGACAGAATGGACCGGCGGATATCAAGTAACCTCTGCTCCGGCAATCGCCGGAGACCTCGTCATCGTGGGATCCTCGATCGCCGATAATTGGAAGGTTGATACCGGACGCGGCATTGTTCGCGCCTTTGACGCCCGCACCGGCAAACTGCGATGGACTTGGGACCCGATTCCATGGGCACAGAACACGAAGCCTCGCACCGGCGGTGGCAATGCGTGGTCAACGCTCTCAGTCGACGCGGATCATGACCTCGTCTTCATCCCAACAGGCAGCGCCGCTCCCGACTATTACGGCGGAGGCCGCAAAGGCGATAACAAGTGGGCGAATTCTGTTGTGGCTCTACGCGCTTCTACCGGGGAATTTGTCTGGGGCTTCCAGGTCGTGCATCACGATCTTTGGGATTTCGATGTCGCAGCTCAGCCCACACTATTCACCTGGAAGGACGGAACTCCGGCTGTAGTGATCAATACCAAAATGGGCCATGTGTTTGTCCTGAACCGGCTCACGGGCGCGCCTTTGCTTCCAGTGGAAGAACGTCCGT
Proteins encoded in this region:
- a CDS encoding DUF4230 domain-containing protein, which produces MSILPTDNLRAPSRLGRLGIFLAGFVTAVFLLFLVSYPAGRGRWLQRVLHVDLDQPAIVQRIQRLQRLESVKYTLEKVVTGERQSRFLPQSLAGERLLLIVRGEVFAGVDLGKLQSSDVQVNGKQVKISLPRAEIFSTRVDNNQTRVYSRETGLLVPADPNLESEVRAEAERQLLQAALIDGILNNASTNARGTVTALVQALGFTDVEVN
- a CDS encoding sodium:proline symporter; translation: MHLTWLDWSAIIGYLGITILMGLYFRGRSGSSMEEYFVSGRSVSWWLAGTSMVATTFSADTPLLVTGLVYTQGIAGNWLWWSFLLSGMMTVFLFARLWRRSGLLTDVQFAEMRYSGKPAAFLRGFRAVYVGLLMNCLILGWVTKAMISIVSVVIGVSEHTALAICIFVIVPFTGLYVAIGGLWGVLWTDLFQFVLKMGVVIAVAYYGISAAGGMHELLRKLQVAQPPMPTSLHGNPLKLFPDFSSGLTAETWWTLPVITLLAYLGLQWWAFWYPGAEPGGGGYIAQRIFSAKDEKQGLLSVLWFNIAHYALRPWPWILVGLVAIVLYPNLDGSAAGRHPEDGYMLVLTQHLPTSLRGLAIAGFLAAFMSTIATQLNWGASYLVADFYKRFIKPEASQKHYILVSRLVTVFLVVCAALVAAQLASIQSGWQWVLELSAGTGAVYLLRWYWWRINAWSEISAMVVALVVSLALRIMHPFSGNSAVVFAKSASITTAITTVAWLTATFMTRPVSQEVLVSFYRHVRPDVRGWKHVAAIAKDVKPTRDLGRNLALWLLGCAMVYSFLFGAGYAILGQPTRGTVLLAIGIVCLLLLLKQLRSFVEEPEHARKPGTETAAFIGH
- a CDS encoding ABC transporter permease; the protein is MDRFLQDLRYALRQLTKSPAFTVTALLTLALGIGANTAIYSLLDQVMLRSLPVQDPEQLVMLQGTGSDRGRINAYGGDGDDYFSYPMYRDLRDKNSVFTGTVATDQVQVGVQWHNQPELVQGELVSGNYFDVLGVKSALGRVLVQSDDEAQERNPVVVLSYGYWQRRFGSDPRVVNDTILVNSHPFTVVGVASPGFKSFVLGAAPDVFAPMMMKPQITPGWNDLDNRRSRWLNIVGRLKPGMTLAQAESGLAPLWHSLREEELKAIPNATPKFREGFVAKSHLKLHEAAKGFSPVRDQIGTPLVIVMAMVGLVVLIACANVASLLLVRAAGRVREMSVRYALGASRMRVVQQLVIEGVVLGVGGGVLGLAIAPEVTQLLLRKIWADSLGQIPFSPSPDVRVLVFNFAVSVTVGLLFSLAPALQFWRPDLVQTLKQQLTTASGGQLKLRRSSVALQMGLSLLLLFGAGLFVRTLHNLKNVDVGFVSDHLVTFGISPGYAGYQLNQNLDLYKRIIDTLAVLPGVRSAAATSDPELANNQSMSGIGIPGYTPAEGERMSVEWAEITPGYFDTLKLAFLIGRDINNQDHASAAKVAIVNETFARRYFGTPEKAVGHNFARGGGPENKPDFQIIGIVRNAKHRNLRREIEPTVYIPYMQVDPKNGLTYMQFYIRTWQAPEQAMNTIRTAMQNLDSKLVLDSLLTMDRQINNNVTNESIVAFLAVSFGILATFLAGIGLYGVLAFSTAQRTREIGIRMALGASRSSVVQMVLREVLWLAGISVVVAVPAALLLARYLRSQLYGVSNTDPLTLIGVVVVIAGVAMLAATLPARRAAGVNPTKALRYE